GCAGAAAGCAAATCAATATTTAATAccataaaggcacctactgtatatataacttggGGGTGAACTTTAATTACCGACATGATGATTTTTCGGAAAAAATCCCATAAAATTGATGAACTGATTAAAGTGCATTTAGTTTGCTGGAACCATAACTATAAAGCTAAACAAAAAAAACGGTTTCTAGTTCATCgctaaataaatgaaaacaaagTAGTGTAGCATGGCTAATACACTATAAAGTAGTGTTTGTTTCTGTTTGTGATTATACAAAAGGCGCAACGTGTTGGTATTAGGAGCCTATTCTTGAAACAATTTACCACACGATGGCGCTGTTGGATTAGAAATCGGTATCTTCATTACTTGGCATGTAAAGGCTAAAACCTGTTTTATTTCGGACACAAATTCGCAAGTCATGAAGGTGTATTATACTGAAAATGTATCTAATGTATCATTAAAGACAAGTGAGTAATATTGATGCaagaacaattaaaaaaaaaaaaatattcaaccaACGTTGTTTACAGATTGCCCTGGAACATGCAAAATCAagtcataatataattaatgttGACATGTTAGAAAATCAAATAGCATAATGGTATAGAAAGATTCAATAACCAAAAGGCAGAACACATAATTACAGCATCTGGTCTTCGAAATAAACAGCACAAGTTTTTTGGAGGTACAATTTATCAAATTAATTCCATTATGAGCAAGAACAATAATCAGAATTTATTTTTGTACCACTAATATACTCTGTGCTATAAACTAAAAATTACagaacctgtaccttgtcattttttttttaaaatctgagGAACAGCAATGTCATGTACGGTCCATCTGTGAGCATGTGGCCCATATACTCTCTGTCACGGACCGCACACAAATGAGCAtgtgatatgcaaccagggttaatacacacggctactctagccaactcacctttctcctgcacaaagtactttcaatatgtttatattaacccattactcaattgcaatcccaTCTATGTGCGTACATCACTGGATAATTTaggcaaaatatgtaattatttaccagagtctcaggtccctgtttattatagaaaaaaaaaagtgtgcccttaacacacaatcagttgtagCTAAATGTGGCAGGCAATGAAAATACTCTCCACAAAGCGTGCACCAGTTTATTCTGAGCCCCAacacattacttattaaatgttttaatacccCCGTCCATGGTCAGTCCGGAGTCCCTGGGCTCTGTTCCCTGTATGGGAGCTGGCGGCACTCACAAGCCAATCGGATCTGGACTCAATGACCGGTTTGGCAGCGTGCTGCCACATGCCGTCTAAGCTCTGATCTGACAGCAAGGTATTGCGGAACTGCCGACTGTGCTCTGGCTCATTGGCCCTAGTCATACTGGCAGGGATAGGGTTGTCAGTTTGGTCAGGTTACACCCAGCTTACTTTACTGGTCTCCAGTACTACCAAGGGATGAACTCCAATGTCCGGGGAGTGATGGTTTCATTCTTGGGACCCTGAACAAACATAGTGTCAGATGTGGCAAGGTCTCAAGTCTGACAGCAGGTCACAGCCACAATGGGAAATAAAATTGGCAAATAGCCAAGGATAGTGTCGCACCACAAGCAGGAACAGGTGAAGAGGCTGTGGTAAAAACATAGTTATTGGCAACCAGAGAAACACACTAATATGTTTCGCTCCCAAAATAGGGCACACTCGACGGACACACTCTACCCCTATTAGTGGCACATAAAATTGCCATAATCAGTTCCCAACAACATGTTGGTGTTATGGCCTGGGAGGTCTCTGCCATTACGGATGCTCTGGGCCATGCCCTAATCGATGAAAACACGGGGCATCTGCAGGGACTTAGGGGCACCATCGGACAGGTGGCAGATGCTCTGGCCCAAACATATCAGGTTGGACAAGAGTGATGATCATGCCAGGGTCCAACTGGCTGGCCACCATCATAGTGCTGATGGTATAAGGGAACAAATATTTCAACCGCAGAATGATCTGCTCTAGCCCAATGGTGTGCACCTATTATCAACAGTGTGGGCCACACAGGTTTTCATCATAGACCTGGCTCTGATAGCACTGATGAATGGATTTAGTCACCAGTGCATATCTTAATCAGGGACAGACATTATATAGGTCTAACTTAGCTCGCATTTCGTCACACAGTATTACTGTACTTATCCACAGTGTATCAATTGAGTGTGTAGCACACGCCTGGATACACTTATATGGAAAGTGTCTTTGAGTGGGCTCTCACAGGCTCCTCTTGCCTATATCATTAGGTAGCTACTATCAGTAGCGTTTGATCCCCAACATTCATTAGGGATCTTattatatccacccacatacttgCAGGTGGGTTATTAAGGATagagtcacgtgctgtttaatactatttaattacgttttaacaccatattttttattcatggttataaataaagcatatttttacatttacaacattacaatccttgtgactgagtgctgaaagactgggtcctttttctttcatatgatataatcacgtctccatccagtcagcacctcactgtggtcttacactagctgtgcgggttttcTTTGCGTGTagcgaaatatggaagagagaagaatctgccgtaatttgacgaccaggcgtatcgaatacttgcctgaattctcgaagaaagcgagaatagtcatgcgtcatggtaggctcccgctcccagatgggggatgcccaggctagggcctttccgttcaagagagacataatataggtcacctttgaacgagcagtggggaagcgcaaaggagataattcaaattgcatctcgcactgattaagaaaccctcttcACTTGAGGGGATCCCCTtcatagcggttgggagccgggagatgaggatccacagccacgggaagaaccggggagggaaacgccacagttgccatggcagaggagcctggggaaggctgcaatgaggagagtctagagagcttctgtgtcatggaggcaagctgcgcctctagctggagaagtcgctgcatggggcttggttgctcaacctcttcggggtccatgtctgtggggctgagcatactgttacgctgagctcaccacggacaaggagggaccccgaaactgaggtgagatgggtaacaaacttcacccacagctacggggacacacctggaaagtggaaaataggcgtctggaaccatctgggagtataagataaagtaagatactcgccagacgagaagggaggttccagaagataggtggtaccgagagcctggggtccagagccgggaggtaggtcggaatccgcaaaccaaggtgaaggggtcggggagtccaggaggtcaggatacaaaccaagggtagaagaccagagcggatccacagtcaggccggttcagtatgcaagggatcactaaggagacaaagagacaggaactgaggcaggcacgaccgtggttaacacaggtcaaacaaagctatgctcagccaaagaatgaatggctgagcaaggtataagtaggaggaaggaccaatagggagagggggagtaacgagggagcggtccCAGGAAAGCTAGGGAGTGGTAGGGAGAAAcaccacagctgtgctagatgtgcagcttgtgagcggtgcacgcgcatcaggcatgtGCACCGCGTGGGAGAGGcgtgcgcggcctcagctgggggcgggaattccccctgagggaggacgtaaaagtcctctgccgtgcgcgcgcacgagcGAGATCAGTAGCTGCTGcaggaagcggaggagaagggagatcccgcccgcagcggcgagaaggcagagctggagcggggtGAGTAAAGTCACGGGGGAAGCACCTTTAGAGagctgttcccccggaccttacaataaataaacaagaaACAACAACATACACCATTGCTTATAGTTTATCTCTTAATATGGGGAACCAGGGGGGCCGGGGAACAAGGGGGAAGTCCAGAGGGGACCTGgactatgtgttatttgtattactgtatttccTCTTGTGTAAGCTGCCagtgattgtaagacgcaccatagATTTGACACTTACAATCAAGGAACATTACTTCTCACTTACcaggtttcaggagaggtcccaggtcagcggaggatgaagcgggcggcctTGACAGGAcaggtcccacatctgcagagGATTGAAGTAAAGACTGGGGGTGGGCGGGCGGCAGCGGTAGGTGAAGACCATCACGGCATGATAaaatgtgtgtgttgatgtgtagtTACCACATCCCTATCCCCACTTTATACAGTTTTCCACTTCCAGAcatcagtgattagctcttttctggaagggttacacaaagaaaaaaacctaTACATTGGGCACAATAAGCCTGGTAGAGGTGGCCATTGCACACGGTATTGGGGTGGTCAGCCGTGCTTTGCTTTCACTCTCACTGGGGAGCCGTGCTTTGCTTTCACTCTCACTGGGGAGCTGCGAGCTTCAGATCTATATCACCCTGCTCCACTAAGCCTTCTCCCATTGCTACTGCCAGGGCGTTGGGCAGAGCCTGGCCTGCTACACTGAGCTTCCCTGCCTTGCTTCTCCAAGGACATCAGGCAGGATCCGGCTCTCCAGAACTCCCAGCGATGGGCTACAGAAAGTGAATGCCGCCGTCCCACTGAACAGCCTTGTGCTGAAAGTAAGTGACTAGTGTcaactacttgtgaccttgggcaagtcactttatcaacctgtgtctctggctccaacaaaatagattgtaagctccacggggcaaggactgtgtctgcaaaatgtccctgtaaagtgctacataaaactagcagcgctatacaagaacgtactattacttttattattatattctggtgatagtgatcctgatgtaaagatgttaaaagttctggtctctggTGACAATGGTCACAAAACATGTCAGTTCCTATACATAGTGCTAATAGTGACATTACATAGTTATGTAACACACAGGGTGACTAATAACCTAATCTTCCAttaatatcacatatatatatatatatatatatatatatattttgtaaccgACAAATAAGCATATTTTTAACACTTCCCAATTGTATTATAAAGCTTAAACAAAATAGATGtttgattattacattattaaaatatatttactgtcatTCACATGATGTGTATGTTACTATGATTGTTTTTAGAAAACATAATGTTATACATATAATTCTAAACTATTCATTTGCAGAACAGATGGAATAAAAATATTTTCGAATCTCCCATTTAATAACCAATATTCATAACTGACAATGGAATAATACAGAGCTTAGTACCGGGGAAATGGAACAACATGAAATAGCAATGTACACTGCACAGGAATTATTGTGCTACTTGTACATATATAGTGACTCCCCAGaccatgtttatatatttatatgcacattATTTAAACTGATACTGTAGAATAATATGTCCGTAGTGTCACTGTATGAGGATGGAGGTTGCACATTTAGTCTGAGCAAAGTAAAAGTGACAGAAATAGACAGATATGAATGAAATCTGGCAAATCCCGGGCTACAGAGCCGAACTTTCACCCATTATTCCTAATTGTGTTTGTACTTTCCCAGCAGAAAAATGATACTGCAGTGAAGAGAATATAATTCCTTATAAATTGcatgcaggaaggggggatgtgagtaaTAATTAGGggataaaatgcccttttcttgcAGCCTCAGAAACACAAAGTCAGAGCAGTGTTTGTGATCCGGGAGGATGAGAgtcaggggcggggcttagtgatTATACCCAATGAGAAAGAAGCTCACTCCGATaactaaccaatcacagagcagcaggctctCTATATAAGTCCCGGCAGGTCCCCGCCCCCAGTATAACTTTCTGTCAGTGTGTTGGGATATTTTacctgcagctgcaatggccgagaccgctcctgctcctcctcctccaacTGAAAGCGccgccaagaagaagcagccgaaGAAAGCGGCGGGAGCCTCGAAAAGCCGCCCAGCAAAGTCCGGTCCCAGCGTGTCCGATCTGATAGTGAGAGCTGTGTCCGCCTCTAAGGAGCGCAGCGGGGTCTCCCTGTCCGCTCTGAAGAAGGCTCTGGCTGCAGGAGGCTACGATGTGGAGAAGAATAACAGCCGCCTGAAGCTGGCTCTCAAGGGCTTGGTGAGCAAGGAAACCCTGATCCAGCTGAAAGGGAGCGGAGCCTCCGGATCGTTCCAGCTGAATAAGAAGCAGctggagagcaaggagaaggcggccAAGAAAAAGGATGTGGGGAAACCCAAGAAGCCAGTGGCAAAGAAACCCGCCAAGTCCCCCAAGAAACCCAAAAAGGCTCCGGCGGGAGTGAAGAAAAGCCCCAAAAAGGTCAAGAAACCGGCGGCCGCCAAGAAGCCAGCAAAAAGCCCGAAGAAGTCTAAAGCTGCCAAGCCCAGGAAGGCTGTGAAGAGCCCGGCGGCTAAAAAGGCTGCGAAGCCAAAAACTGCTAAGAGTCCAGCGAAGGCCAAGGCAGCCAAACCCAAAGCAGCAAAGCCCAAGAGGGCGGCAGCTTCTAAGAAGTGAGACCGAGAACTTCAGCCTCTTACAAACAcaaaaggctcttttaagagccaccacaaCCCCACATAGAGAGCTGTGCACATAATGTGTAACTGGGAATGTTTCTCCAACTTATCCCATGCAGGGGTTTGTGTTACACTGCCAGTGCATAAGTGTATATGAATTGATACTGCAAGCACTGTAAGGTGCATGTGTAAGTTTGTAGTCCCTAACCTATTTCACGAATGATTTTTTTCTCAGACAAACTGACATATTAGGTGACATTATGGTTTTGTTTGTGTCTACATAATATTCACATACACGgtttatataaaattaaaaaagtgTAGTTTTCATCAGAAAAACGTATTTATCACCATGTTATTAAAATAAGTGTTTACATCACATTGAAAGCATCAAGCACATGCTATTCCATAACACTTCAGTTTGATCACCAGtggcacatgggaggggggacatTTACAGGTTTGTCTTTACGTGCACCCATATACAGCATGAAATGGTGACTGCATGCAAGTCTATATATCACATGACAAAGAATACACAAATATTGAAGGTGCGTTTATCTATATTGTCACACATCAATTACATATGTTGGTACAAGGATAACACACTTCTTTAATTCTCTATATAGAGATCAGTATCCGTGTGTTAATATTGATCAGGCAATTTCATTGAaaatgtggtggctcttaaaagagcctttgttttTGGGGTGTAAACGAAGTCAGGGTGCAGCCGGCCtaagctctctcccctctgatccTGCGGGCCAGCTGGATGTCCTTGGGCATGATGGTGACCCTCTTGGCGTGGATAGCGCACAGGTTGGTGTCCTCGAAGAGCCCCACCAGATAAGCCTCGCTGGCCTCCTGCAGAGCCATGACAGCCGAGCTCTGGAAGCGCAGGTCAGTCTTGAAGTCCTGGGCGATCTCCCGGACCAGGCGCTGGAAGGGCAGCTTGCGGATGAGCAGCTCGGTGGACTTCTGGTAGCGGCGGATCTCCCTGAGAGCCACAGTACCGGGCCGGTAGCGGTGAGGCTTCTTCACTCCGCCGGTGGCCGGTGCGCTCTTTCTGGCAGCCTTGGTCGCTAGCTGCTTACGGGGAGCCTTCCCTccggtggatttccgggcggtctgcttggtccgggccatcctgtgctgctgtgtcagtgCGCGTCTCCGGTCAGgaactaataaagaaaaaaactgaccgttctgttctgactgacagattaaatctgtcagtggtgatattggataccgaggcttgagcctcattactccaagttctcttgttgagtgtattgtcgcactctttaggaagcttcttgatctgtgttacttgccacagttgagttggtttcacaggttcagcgctgtgatgggtcgtgggtagcggtcaaatgggtttgcagagatcgcagcaagcttcttgatcagcgggtttgagttctggtccagttccttgtagaatttcttgttgagcttctttagatgttcatctaacatctcgatacccagttccctatgaaggtctgctattcttgtaggaagtggagcgttggacgcaaAGAAAAAAACCGCTGCAGCTGCGTATTTATGGACTGCAgatcgctgtgattggctgctttggtcccgcccttcgctctgattggttctGTGAAAGCCGTTGCGATGTTCAAAAATCCCGCCTCAGACCGATATCGtcctaataaagttattatatattTAGTGCTTGTAAGTGGGACAATTAAAAAGATTTAATGTGATAACATTAGTGTTTGCACAGATACAGCACAGAGCTCTCTGACATGGAACATGTACTTATACCAAGTATTCAAATGATCTTTAATCGGTGAAATGTAATATGAGGGGTTTTCTTTCCCAGATCATTGCTTCAATGGGACTTTCTTGGTTCATCTTCTTCTAAtgttcacattgtgttattattataaacccgaacacagagacacaaagaagCGGAACCGCGCGGCTCGTTTCCTTAATGCCTGCAGTTCCCAGAGCACCACACGGTGGCAGTGCTGCGctataaatggggcttccctaAATGTCTTCTCGCTGTCACTGCTCTGTGTGATCTGATCAGCTCCTAACCGGGCTCTTTGGCTTCCCTCTAATGCTCCAGTCACAGTAGTTTGCTTTTAA
The genomic region above belongs to Ascaphus truei isolate aAscTru1 chromosome 12 unlocalized genomic scaffold, aAscTru1.hap1 SUPER_12_unloc_1, whole genome shotgun sequence and contains:
- the LOC142473429 gene encoding histone H3; protein product: MARTKQTARKSTGGKAPRKQLATKAARKSAPATGGVKKPHRYRPGTVALREIRRYQKSTELLIRKLPFQRLVREIAQDFKTDLRFQSSAVMALQEASEAYLVGLFEDTNLCAIHAKRVTIMPKDIQLARRIRGERA
- the LOC142473428 gene encoding histone H1-like, producing MAETAPAPPPPTESAAKKKQPKKAAGASKSRPAKSGPSVSDLIVRAVSASKERSGVSLSALKKALAAGGYDVEKNNSRLKLALKGLVSKETLIQLKGSGASGSFQLNKKQLESKEKAAKKKDVGKPKKPVAKKPAKSPKKPKKAPAGVKKSPKKVKKPAAAKKPAKSPKKSKAAKPRKAVKSPAAKKAAKPKTAKSPAKAKAAKPKAAKPKRAAASKK